The DNA region CGAATCCTATACCAGAAACGTCTGGATAAACAGCAGAACTCCTTACTATGATGCGATCGAGCTTATGGAGTTTCTTCCCGAAAGACCATTGGAGGTGATCGAATGCGGTTTGAAATAACGACACTTAGTTACACCGCTATCAGCTCTGGTGAAGGAGCCGGTATCATTGATACTGAGTTGGTTGCGCATACCGATGGACTTCCATATATTCCTGCGAAAAGAATCAAGGGCGTTCTTCTGGAAAGTGCAACTGAAGTGACTGAAATGCTCGGCATTGAAGGAGACCTAGTTGAGTCTCTCTTTGGTGTAGCTGGTACTTCTAAGGGAAAAGTCTGGATTGGGAATCTTGAGATCGAGAATTGCGAAGAAATCTCGCGCGAGCTCAAGTATTTCAAGTCTAACGAACTCTTCAGAGGACTAACAAACAAAGAGAAGATCCTTTCGCATTTCTCCGACACAAGACAGAACACTTCAATTGACTTACAAACTGAAGTGGCTAAGGAACACACCTTGAGGACCTTCAGAGTTCTCAAACCAGGAATAGTCTTTGAGGCAGCGATTGAAGCTGATTCACCACTCACAGAAGCGGAAAAAGCACTCTTTCATTTGGCCTGTCTTAATGTACGCAGGATTGGATTAAAACGTAATAGGGGATTCGGGAAAGTAAAAGCCGCAATTAAAGGGATTGATGTCAATGGCATCGATCAAGCTTTAGAGTTCTTGAAGAAAACATACTCAACAGAGAAACCGACCAAGAGAGTATATGAAACTCTTGGCACATTCAAGAGCGGCAAAATTATGCGCCTGAAATACGCAATAAAGACTGATTCACCACTTGTGATTTCTAAAAAGAATGGCGATCAGAGCATGATCGATTCACTGGAGATGCTTCCTGGGACTACAGTAAGAGGAATTATTGCTGATAGAATAATCAGATCTCTTGATCTTGCTGAAGCTCACAACGATGAATTGTTCTTTGAACTGATCCTGAATGGAAGACTTAGGGTAGAACCTGCATTTCCAGAGAAAGATGGAGAGATTTACTACCCGACTCCTATGAATATTCACAAAATCAAGGACGATAATGCTTCTAAAGATTTACTAGACATATTTGAAGAACCTTCAGGAATGGTAAAGAGCAAACCGCTTGGCGGTTTTTCCATGATAACTGATGGAGATGACGGCACAATCATAACCGCCATTTCAGTTAGCAAAGACGTTCAGTTTCATAATACCAGGGACAGAGAGACTGGACATAATGTTGATGGATCACTTTTCTACTATGAATCGCTTGAAGCAGGTCAGGAATTCTCGGGTTTCATTGTTTCCACTGAGGATGACCTTAGAGTACTTCAAGAAGTTTTAGGAAATGAATTTCGCGTGAGCATTGGCAAATCATCATCCTCACAGTACGGCAATGCCAGACTTGTATTCGGAGAGATAGAAGGTATTCCCGAACCTGAATTAGAAGAGCCGATCTTGCTGGTAGTGACATCACCCGTAATACTTCACAACGATTTTGGCTTTCCTGACACCAGTGTAGATCGTCTCTGTCATGAGATCGAGCAACTCACAAAATGCAAGATCGATATAGAAAGAGCTGCCGTCAATATCGAATACTTCGATAACTACGTTCGCGTATGGAAAATGAACAATGAAAGAGAAATAGCCTTTGCTCCCGGTTCGAGTTTCATAGTCTCTAAAGCCTCTGGCGATGATGTCGATTTCTTCATTGGTCTCAAAAAGATACTTAGAGATGGCCTAGGCGAAAGAGTGGCAGAAGGATTCGGCAAATTGAGGATAGTTAGTTCGGATTTTTCGGAAGCAATTCTCCGTGAGAACAAAGAAGATCTCGATTCAACTCCCTTGGCTCCAGAGTATTCATTGTGTATACTCAAAGAAATAATGCTTGAGGAAATGTCCTTATTCGCTGCACACAGAGGATTTCTGAAACTTAATTCTCTCGGGAAAGGCAAAGCTAATCCCTACCTTTCACACATCAAAAATCATCTTGCCGGAAGGATCCTCTATTTCTTATCTAAAGCCAATAGCAAGAAAGACTTCTTGGAAAAACTTGACCAGCTGTACGCAAAAAAAATCGACAATTCTAGCAAAGAAGTAAGAACACCCAAGAAAGCGGCTAATAGTCTGGAAAAAGCTGGAATCATGAATGACTTGAAAGCTTTTGACAAACCGGTGATAAATGAGATTAGGCAATGGGAAAGGGCAAGAGATATTGACATGCTAAAAATAGACCTGGACAGTGAAGAGACTAAGTTTGATCTTGCCAAATCCTACTGGACATCATTTTTCAGATTTATCAGGATTCTCCATAAAAAAGATGGAGGTGATTGAGTTGAGCTCTATAAAAGAAAAGTTTCTGATCACGGGGAAGATAAGAAATGAGTCTCCGCTGATAATAGGCACAGGAAAAGGCAGCACTGTTGATACAGAAGTCATTCTAAACGAAAAAGGACAGCCTTACATCCCTGGAACTAGCTTCACTGGAGCACTTAAACACCATCTGGAAAACGAATATGAAACAACAGAAGTAGCTAGAAGCATCTTTGGTTCTGGAGATTCACAGAGTATTCTGATTGTCGATGATCTTTATCCATTAGATGCTCCTGTTGTAACTACTCGAGATGGAATAAAGATAAACAGGCTGACCGGCATAGTTGAAGAGAAAAAGAAGTACGATTACGAGCTGGTTGAAAAGGGTTCCGAGTTCAATTTACGCATTGAATTGACTATAAGAGACGGTCAAGAAGATATTGAATCGAGCATTTTCTCCCTGCTGGCAACGATTGTTGCTGAGCTGGAAAGTGGAGCAATATCGATTGGAGCCATGGGGTCTAAAGGTTTTGGAAAGATAGCCATTTCTGAAGTCAAAGCTTACCGTTTTGTTTTCCCGGAAGACGGTAGAAAGTGGCTTAAGTATCTTGAGAATGGTCTTACAGAAGACTCAGATCACTTCTCAGTAAATCTGAAAGAGTATCCTAAGCTGGAAAAGAGAAATAATCTGCTGCTTGATATTGATGCAGTTTTTGAAATCAAGAATGCGCTGATGATTGGGGCTTCGGTAACTGAAAGTGGAGAAGATGAAGACAAGGATCCGGACAAGACCGCTCTTACCAGTAGAGAACAATTCGTGCTGTCAGGAACAGCCCTCAAAGGGGCGGTGAGAGATAGAGCAGTGAGAATCTATAACACAGTCTCCGCAAAACACATGTCAGGAAATGAAGATCCAGAAGACATAAGAGAGCTTTTTGGATGGGTTGATGAAGAAGGGAAAGATTCTTATAAGTCAAAAAGTAGAGTCAGGGTAACGGAAAGTTACATAAACAAAAATACAGTTAATCAGGAGAGACAACCCAGAATCAAAATTGACAGATTCACAGGTAGTGTGATTGGGGGAGCTCTGTTTGAAACCGAGCCCATCTGGCATAAGGAAGAGAAGATAAAAGCAAGGATCCAGGTGAAGAAACAGAAAGACAAGGACTCTTTGTGGGAAGTTGGACTTATGCTGCTCGTTTTGAAAGATCTGTGGAATGCTGATTTGCCAGTTGGCGGAGAAAAGTCGATAGGGAGAGGACTTCTTGTGGGAAAACAGGCAAGAATTCGCGTTGATGCAAGAGAGCTAGAAATTAATAAGAATGAAAAGGGCAGTCTTGATATCAAAGGCGATAGGAACATTATGGAGGAATATGTTTCTAAGTTCTTGGAGCATGTTGGGAGGCATGAACATGCGCAAAATTGATATAGTACATTCAACTGCGACAACAGGGAACTGCAAATGCGATGAATTGAATGAGATTACTCGAGATTTTGGTGGACTGAAAATTGTCTGCTGGCTGAACTACGAAATCAAGTTCGGGATATTTGACGAGGGCTTTTTGGAGCAACTCGGTGGCTTTGATAACTTTTGTAAACACATTCTCAGGATCAGGATATTTGATAGAGGCAGAGAATTATATGCCTGGAAAGCTGAAGATAGGTTCAAATATCGTATAAGGAATGACCAGTCTGGAGAGGAAATAGAAGTAATCGATGCCGATCAAGTGATGTGGGGCACAAAATTTTTCAGCTCTGACGGGATGGTAAAAGTGTCGGAGGCTCGAGGCATTGAATACGAGCTTCCTGAATCATTTGTAGAGAACCCACTACTGCCAGGGACAGAAAGGCTCGTTTTGAGAACAAGAAATTACGTTGACTACAACGAAATTGGACAGGCTTCGTTTGTGGATAGCAGGTTTGTTTCAATAAGAATGGAGGGGAATATATGATAACAGAGGAAAAAGCAACCCTAAAAGTATTCCTTTCAAAGAAGAAAAAGAAAATCGTGAACGTCATCTTTGCCGATGGTAAATCTATGCCGGTAAATGGTTTGGTTGATATTCCTTACGAAGCAAATGAGAAGGAGGTTTCCGTAAAGAGAGACGATGGAAAGGTAGTTGAAATCACAGTTGGCGAGAAGAAATACGGGTTGAAGAATTCACCTAACATACAGCCCAAGGTAAGCCCTGAAAAAGCACCAAAGAAGCATTTTACAAAAGTGGAAAAGAGAGAACCATCTCGTGC from Mesotoga infera includes:
- a CDS encoding TIGR03984 family CRISPR-associated protein, translated to MKRAVLISKAIGTLWRNMFLSSWSMLGGMNMRKIDIVHSTATTGNCKCDELNEITRDFGGLKIVCWLNYEIKFGIFDEGFLEQLGGFDNFCKHILRIRIFDRGRELYAWKAEDRFKYRIRNDQSGEEIEVIDADQVMWGTKFFSSDGMVKVSEARGIEYELPESFVENPLLPGTERLVLRTRNYVDYNEIGQASFVDSRFVSIRMEGNI